The genomic interval CTTTTCAGTCTCAAGCCAGTCATCTTCCTCTGGATTATGTGAAGGACCATCCTTCTGAAAAGGCTTTGAAAACCAATCGTGAAATGCCTTGTGATTATCAAATATTTCAGGAAGAAGAACATTTAAGAGGGACCATAGCTCTTTCAGATCATTCTGTTAAGTAACAACAACATATATCAATCAACTAACATTGAACACGATGCCTATATAATCTACAAGTAGAATTTCAAAATAGTAGTCAATTGGTTTATAATGCATTAGCACCACCGTATATTGCAAAATTCAAATAGAGTAGCCAGCATATGGATAAAGCACATCTCAGACTTCTCTTTAGTAATTGATTAGTAACAATCCTTTACCTATGCAAATGGTAAGAAATATGTTTGGAGATTTTAGATTAATATATTAAATGTACTGacaaattataatttataaacgAGAAACTGAACTCTTCAGTATATTAAACTAAAACACAGTAGcaaactttttttttcttacaGTTACAGATTCACTATTGAAGAATAATAATCATTTTTCGTCCTCATAAATCTCTTATGTGCTGAATACATGGACTCAAGATTAGTTTTGTTCGCATCAGATTGATCTATAACTTCCATATCAAGGAAGTCTTACCAAAAGAAATGATTTTATCAACATTTCTTTCAACTTTCTATGACATTTTCATACTTAGAAATCTTCACTTACCTATTTTGTTGACTTCATATCAGAAACAAGCATAAAAGACATTTAAGTATGAAAAGGAGTTTAAATAAAAATTGCCCTAGTTGTAGTTTTCTGTTTTCCTAGATCTCATGCCTGCCATTCAACATGAAAGACAAAGTCTATGCTGGATTGGGCTGCCTGACCTATTTGGATTCTACCATCACTTCCCATCACTACAACTACATGTTCATAAGTCTTAAATATTGGAGTCAGCAATCTTATCTTGCCGTCTAAACAAATACCTCAATGACTAATaggtcaaatttttttaaaaaaatctagcaGATAATCCACATATCCACCatgtaatatataaataaaatgcaGATTTTCATCTCAAGTTctaataattttctttctaagaAAAAAACCACCATAATGTGACTTGCAAATCATTACAAACAACAAGTTGTGTACAAAAAATTGGTACTTGTTATCTAGTAATTATAATACGACATTAACAAATAAAGAGGCACATAGTAACACTCTTATGACTACTATGTCAGGTGAGAATAGCATAGCAGGATCTCATAGAGATCATTCAACAGCAGACCTGCAATGGGGTGCCAGTAAGCAACAACCTTCTTTGGCAGCGATATCTATCCAGATCCCGTGCCAAAACAGATTCCCTGTCCTTCATCCTCTGGGCTTCATCAATAATTATGTATTTCCAATCAATCTTTGATAACTTAGAGCGATCATACATAACAAACTCATAAGTTGTCACAAGTACATTAAACTTAACAGCGCATACTTCCTGCAAAAACATGTCTAAAATTAGGGTTTCCTTAGTAAAGACTTTGGAAGCATATTCTAGTAATGGGATTACCTACGACTCTATATTATACAAACTAACCAGAATCTGAAGAACATTGTAGTTCATCTATAAATGTAAAGTATAAGGACTTTCTTGCACTAATACAGAGGATATACATCTGACCTGTGAGAAAAGCCTTGCCCGCTCATCCTTTCCACCAACATAAAATATACAAGATAACGAAGGTAACCAGTTCAGTAGCTCACTCTGAAGGGTAAATATAAAAGTAGTGTCAAAGAATAGCTTCCTAAAATATAAAAATGACAAGCCAATAACTTGAGGGGAAACAAAATATACCTTCCAGTTAACCAAAACAGCATTAGGAACTATAATTAGGTGTGGACCATAATTTCCTTTAAACTCCATTAAGTAAGCTATCAATGACATAACCTGTTAAAATGACAACAATAAAACTTCACGGCCATTCATATTAGCTTTTTATGTCAACAGGAAATAGATGCAAACATTCTGCAGTATGCCAAATGCATTGGCTGGATCACATGCAAACCAAGAACATAAAGCAATTGCAAATGTGGCATCTGGGAAGGATGAGTGAGCAACTCTCAAGTTCCAAAAAATAACATTGAGGGTTGTCTAACAACTTTTTCCATCACAGCATGAGCCAAATTATAGTACCTACAAGGCATGATGATTAAAAAGAAAGTAGTCAATAAGAAAATAGAATGCTATAGATGCCAGTAAACAAGAAAAGGTGCTATTGTTCAACTTATATCAGATGGTTACTTGTGTTGAAGTATGTTGCAGAAAAATAGAAAGAAATTATCTCAGAACCTAACCACCAATAAAAACTTCTTCCAATGCATGAATCATTACACACACAAAGGAAATGGCACACATGCACACCTGGTGCAGAGAGAGAAAACTTACTTGTTGACTGAAGAACTGTCTTTTGGAGCATTCATTTCAGAGAATCTATGCCTGATCATTATCTCTTCACCTGCACATGCTgctgcagccttgacctcttcttCTGAAAGTCCCTATTAAATACATGAAGAGAAGGCAAATACagtaaaattatattttctaaaggATGATGATGAGAAAATAAAtcagacaaaaaaaaaaacctagaaagCAAAGCTACCTGGATACGTGCAGCAGCTGCTGCTGCATTTGCTGCCTCTTGGACCTCTTGATGACTTTTGGCATCTGCAATTTTACCTCCAAGTTTGTGAAGGTACTCTTCGGTCTGGGATAAAAAGGACGAAAGCACTTCGTAACGTTGAGCTGCATCACCAGGAACATTACTTTGCTGCTCCAGTAGCATTTGACGATATCGATCAACATCGTTATTCTTCAGTGCCTCCATTCTTTTATTTCTGCCATCATCTTTCCTCTTTGAGAACTCCTTCAACATCTTTTCGTGGTATTTAGCAATTCCTCTATTTCTTGTAGTCCTTGCATCACGGATGGCCCAATGAGTCTCCAGAAGCCTTTTACGCCACTGGAAGATAGATTTTAGTTGCTTGTCTCTTGAGGCTTTTTGGATCTGTTGAACTTGCCTTAAGAGTTCAATGCGCTGTCTTTCACACTGCTTGACAAATTTTCGATAGGGCCTGTCTGACATAGCCATTATCTCTTGCTGTTGCTGATCAAGTTCATCCCGTAAACGAGCTTGACGATCTAAAAGTTTAAGCTTTTTTTCTTCAATTTGCAGCCTCATAACAAGGTCAGGCTGTATCCTTTTCCTTTCCAAATTCACACCAAGTAACCCATTAATTTTCcttaaattttctgttcttttctTGCCAAAGATGACCTTACCTTCCTCTAGTAGCAAATCTTTCACATCATAAGCTAATGTCATATTGTTGGAGGTCAGAGTTGTTGAACCCAAAAGATCATGTTTCCTTGTAAATGATGGAAAGTCAAAAAGCGGACCATGATAGTTTCTCGTAACACCAGCCCTTGGAACTGGTGTAGAATTAGAGGCAGGTTTCTTCTCTTGTCCAGTGCTGGCTGATGCATCTTCGACGGATACTGCCTTACCCTTCTCATTGCAGTTGTCACCTTTAGTATGTACGTTATGATTTCCCTTTCCAGTCTCCTGTTCAGCAATGATAGGAGATCTGCTTTCCTCAATCTTAGCAGAAAATGCAGATTGCAAAGGTTCCGTAGCTGAACATACTACATCTGGCATTTGGCAAGCCATAACAGCTTTTTCCTCCCTAGTACCAGGCTCTTCTTTTGGTAGATTTTGGTCTTTACTTAAAAAAGCTGGCTGAAGACCCTCATCCAACTGCATATGCATTCCCTCCATGGCATTAGTTCTTTCCTGGAGACCTGATCCTGATTGAACATGAGACTGTTGTGGCAAAGAATCAGCGGGTAGTCCAGCAATTGCTCGAAGAACTTCAGGGGGAAGATTCCGTTCGCCACGCTGACAGTAAAACACAAAATTCATTTTATTTGTTGTCCAGATGATTACTTACTGTAGACAACTTCAGTTGATAAATAAACAGaggataaaaaaaatcaatgctTTAGATAGACTGGTGGAGGTTATCCCAATTCTTTTGCGTACCTTCAACCGCCTAAAAGCTAAGATTTGAGCTTTAAGGACAAAAAGTTGTTGTTTTGTAAATCCAAACTGTTGGTTTGGCACCTGAACAGATCCACTCTGAGATGGAAATTGATTCCCACCAACAGCATCATTGGAACGAATTTCAGGTTGTGTCATGGGTCGGTTTAGCTGCTGCAAAGATCTAAGTTGCTGCATTTGCTGTGAGTTGTTCCCAGTATGAACATTCTTAGAATAACACTGTTCCATAATCATGCTACTGGATGAATTTGGTGGATGAATGATTTGACCACCATCAATTGTTATTAGTTGAGATTTGTCTAGTCTCTCATTCTCACTCTCCCTATTATGAGCCTGAGCTTGTGTCTGCAAGTCATTGGACTTCCCTGTGATGGTTTCCCCTCCACTAGTCATTATATCAGATGAAACCGGCTGTGGGCAAGTAGAGGGACCAGCTTGGTTGGAGTAATCACTTATACTGTTAACATATACAGAACCTTCATTTTCAATGGGTGAAGAAATAACTGATTGCTTCACCGATGGCAAACACAGTTGCTGCCCAGTTGTGCAAGTCTCACTTTGTTTCTGGATTGCAGCTAGTCTGCTGGACTGCCAATGGGGCAGAACTTGTGCGAGCAGATTTAAATTGGCAGGAACTGTTAAATCAATATTATGCTCCTTAGCGCACAACTGCATAGCTTGCATCTGGGCCATTGTGAATTGATTGTTTGCATTACTTTGTGTGGTTGTTATTGACTGCCGTGATTGAGATGGTCTTACCATGTTTGTTGGCACCAACTGTCCAGCTGCTATTTGAGAAGGTTTTGGATCATTTCTCTGACCAGAAACAATATTCCCTAGCTCCAACTGCCTCTCAGTATGTGCAAAATGATCGCCTGTCTGATTAAGTATAGATGATTGTGAATGGTTAGCTGTCTGAATAGATGCACGCTCTTGAGCTATCAAATTATTTGCAAACATGCCTTGACTCCCAGGACTGGCTGTACTCATTTTTCCCTGTTGATTCATAAACCAATTCCCAGAAGGCCTGTGCTGGGAATTTTGCAAAGCATATTGGAGAAATGCTTGATGAACTGGGTTCTGGACATGGTGCTGCTCTATACGCTGCACTTGTTTCTGATGCTCTTGTTGCTGGAATGCCTGCATGAGAAACTAAATGACATAATAAAGCATTCAATGCTATTTAGAATTGCATTACTCTAGAATGCAAAGTTATCACATGAGGAAGCCAGTTGCAAAATGAACAGAAGAAATAGTTTGTGTTAAAACAGGATGTCACGAAGAATATTGCTGCTTCCTCATCAAAGACAATTCATACATATATACACTAAATGTGGATTGTGAGAATTCTAATTAAATGCATCAGGAGGCAAGTAACAAACAGTAACAGAAGACAACGAGTGCCCCAAgcgaataaaaaaaaatacaaccagAGAAGTGAATGAAAAGGCATTTGTGAGATCCAGAGGAGAAAATCAGGTATCGACAAGGGCCACTATAACTGCGCAGCAAAGTAAACTCATCTAGAGTTAATAAAGAAAAGGTATGTTACCCAAAGAAAACTTGAGAATGGTTCCCATTTATTCACATGGAACCGAGAAGATAACAAATTTTCAGACCTAAAGGCTGAAGACGAATTTAACATAAAAGGGGGAAAACTCATCTAATATTAACAACTTCAGTTATAGAACAGCCAAAAAGCTCATGTGCATGAACATACATAGGCCTGGAAATAAAAATACTTCTAGGCAAAATCATCACGAGTGGAGAAAGCCCAATCGTTAAGGATCAAACAGAAGTAAATCGTGAATTCCTTCGAAGGGATTAGAAGGAAGCAAAAGTGTAGAAATGCAAAGGACGATACTTGAAAACAGTGAAACATCAACGATAAATCAGGAAGCGTATTAAGAATGACTTTGTCAAACAAGAGCGCCATTTGGATAAGAAAATAACAAGTTCTGTTGACAAAAATCATTGGAAGGAGAAAAGAAATACCCATTGAATTTCCAGTTGTGGTGAACCAGGTCCTTACGGTCGTAAATAGCTGACGACCACCGAGTATCGTTTGGTTCAAAAAAGACTATTTCAAGAAGCTAGGAGAAAATTAATCACAGAATCCAAAAAAATCAAGACGCATAACACATAACTAGACGAATCTACGCCACCAAATCCAAATGAGAAATCATACGAGGTTTCCACTCTACAAATTTAAGAACAAGCCTGCCCCACTTTCCCCCAAATATGGAAACAACATCAACAACCGTCTTTTTCTCATTCCACACATCAACCGCCAACAGTCCCCCGTGAGAGCACGAAGACCAATAAAAAAAAAAGCGCGACTTGCGACTACTCACCTGCCTCTGTGCGAGCTGCTGTTGCTGCAACAGCAGCAACTGCTGTTGCTGCTGGATTGCTTCCCTGCCCAGATGGCCGGGGACTGAGGTCGCATGTGACGACGAGGAAGAGGGAGATGCAGCGTCGGACGGATGCGGCTGGGAATGCGACGCACCCGCCTGGTTCCGCCCGCTCCCGGACTGCATACCGGGGCCACCTCCAATGGCGCGATCACCGAAAGCTCCAAACCCTAAAAACCCGCAGATCAGACCGCTCCCACGGGATCGACGCTCAGAGCCGCTCAGATCGCTCGAGACCCTCGCTGAAGCCGCACGGTAGCCACCCGCAGCAACGGTGGCAGCGGCCTTAAGGTCGCCCGACGCTGTTATCTACCGATCCTGGCCCTATATCACGGCTCCTCGAGTGAGCACCGAAGAGAGGAAGCAAAATTCTTGACCGGAACACTACGATCTAGCCGGATTCCGGCAATTTCGCTCGAAATCAGCCACCCCACTCGATGGCGTGCTCCGATCACGCCCTAATCCACCGAACTCGCCatttttctccccttttttttattatttctctctctttttctatTTACTAATAATAGTTGTGGTGGTTCGAGGTTAACTTGACGCTGGGGCTGGGTTTAAACTAACCATGGCTATAGACACCATTAAACTGACCACAATATCCTCAACCTTTGTTAAAATTACGAATTGCTTCCTTTGCgcgttataattattatttgaaaAAGTAATCATATATATTAATGAGAAAGAATTAAATGATTGGATGACAAAAACAATGATTAGCAGATAGACACTGGCAATGATGGAAGAGTGAGATATTTTAGTAGTTAATCAGACATTAAGGTTTTTAGTTACACTATAAtattggttttttttttcatgggatgataaatctaaaatattagccggtttttttttttttttttttttttttgatgatcttgaaattttttaatttatcttataGTCAATGAAAAATTTAGTCCATCATCTATACTTATATTATTAAAAACACATGAAAAGACATATCTATGATTGGGATAAtgagataataataataaaatttgttttaaactaATTTAGTTAGTGAAAACGCAATATAGCCTAATTAAAACCTGCTTGTTCTTTAAATTTAGAGAATATTACTTAATATATTTAGCAATATATGTCTATTATATGTAGCATGGAATTACTATTAGCTTGCATATTGGTGACTACTTCAAGGCTTCAACTAAACCCATAATAaaataatttccctatttatatattAATAACAAGGATAGGAGTAATTTAAAATCTTTAATAATGGAATGTGTTTATTTTTCCTGTTCTATGAAGTGATCTAATAATAAATTTTGTTAGTGGTGTTCTTTATATATTTGTGAAATTAAATTGAATcaaatcatatttatttattttatttatataagataGAAGTTTTAGGGGGTAAATTGATATTTGTTTAAATGCATTTAGAAGCTTATGGTCATAGTAAAGTATTGTTATAGTATGATTTTACGATCATGAATTCGAATAGTAAATTGGTATTTTTAATtagtaaagaaaatgaaaatcatTAAAATTTGGGAGTAAATTGACATTTTCCTCGCATAAATTTATTATATCTTTTAAATCGTACACCATAagttattattttaaaaagtatctacaaatttatttaaaaagtaaaatttatacaaaattaattatttttaatgtaatagatttatcaaaattattaagTGTGCTAGGCAATCGGGATATAATATTTTGCATTTTTTtggcttttaaaaaattatatataaaatcatGATTAAACCTATTTAATCCATTACCCGATTAAATAGCTCCGGAGAAACAGATAACCTCGACCCATTCCTTTCGCCGCCCGCCGTCGTAGTGCAAGGCGCCTCCGTTTCCGCCAGATTTCGCTTGACCTTGCTTCTCCAGATCTGTTCCTTCAACATGGCGTCCTCTTCAGGTAAAGATCTGGATCAACTGTTGGTTCTAATTCGAATGATTTTGACCATTATCTTTACCGAGAAAGCTGGATCACAACTGTTGCTTTACTTTCATAGTTCCATTAGAAAATATTGAATCCTTTAGTTGTTtcgatataatattttttttcgcCGATAATTTTTGTCTCGCATACAGAATCTTGGTTAGATGAAGTAGATGGATAGTAGGAACCAATGAATTAGGGTTCCTGCTCACTGTTGTGCATGCTCACTCTTTTGTGATCTTCACAAGAAGAAATTATTGTTTGGTTGCGATTGAACTTATTGGGGAGGTTATTATATGCCACGATGAATTTTAGTTATTCCTGTAGGATTTCTGGTGTGTTAAAGAAGTTATTTTCTTTAATTGACCGTgttgcattttttttcttttcaaatttagtaACGTCACTTTGCTTTCATAGATAGTTAGCATTGCATATTATGATTCATGAACTTTAGGAAtatcacctaaggttaccatgCTTGCCATTGTTGCGCTCGTTCTTTGTTACTAAAGGATCACCCAAAGGTCAAATAATACAGTTACAAATTTACTTCTATTAAAGTTGTAAGTTTGTTAGGTTTTATTAGAATAAGTCTCTCAATTTACAAAGAATAGATTGTCTTTTGAAACTATAAAAGCAGGTCAAAATCCCATGAGTGGACGGTCTTGGATCAAATGAAACTATTAACATGGCAAGCCTTTGTTGCTATACACTTCTATGGTATCAGAGCCTTTGAATTTGATTCCTTATGTTGCTGTATTTTCGAGATTTTCTCAGTTATTTTGTGTGAATCAATAGGTTAATCCTTTGTTGCTATAATGCTTCTGTTACATCACTTCTAATTCCTGCTTAATGTAGGTCGACTTAGATTTCATTTACTAGCTTTCTAGGTCCTCTGTTTCTATTTTGTTTCATATGAACATTCGTTCCAATCTTCTATACTGTTTCATTTCTTTGGTTAGTTATTATATACTTAAAGGATGCCTATGAAACAGTTATACTTCTATAATTTGTTTGCAAATCATTAAATTGTTAAATTGACTGACAATCTGTAGTTAAGGGCGCCAACCATCACATGCGTCAAGGTACAACACTTCGTGAGGAAAAAGCTGGCATAACTCAAGTAGACATGAGTTGCATTTTGAAAACACAACATCTCCAGCGCCTGGCAGCATGGGCTAGTCAAGAGGCCAGAATAAGTCCCCTTGCCGCCCTTTTGGGACAGAAATTGGCTTCTGAAGCTGAGGCTTCAAGCATCCCTTTAGACTCCTCGATTTTTctttgtgagaggtagatctctttccctttaattttgaaaagatgttATGTTGCTGCCACATAACGTTTGAGACACTGATGGCTGGGACTTGAGGGGTGTTAAAAGTGTGGTCATATTGATTAATTACCAATTAATAACTAAAATTCCACGGATGTCTGAAATTCTCTTGTTTCACAGGTTTACTATCTTTTAACatagttgattttttttataagtgttttcATTTATGAATTTGCAGATGCGAAACCGTGTTGCAACCTGGAACTAATTGCACTATAAGGATAGTAAAAGTTGCCAACAAAAAACGAAGACGTAGTGAGAAATCACGACGACCTTGTCAGAACAAAGTTACCTATACATGTCATTTTTGTTCTCATCAGAACCAAACATGGGGCACAGCCAAAGGCCAAGTTCATGCTCTGGTAGCTTCACGACAGGTTCAAACTCCAAAACCAGATTCTTGCAACTCCATAAGTCACTCGAAAGACAAATATAGCAAGGGCATTATGATCTCCAAGGAGCTTCAGCATGATGCTGGAAGGCAAAATCCGTCCAATCCAGAGGCCCAATCCGAGCCAAAATCCAGCACTCCTGAAAGGAAGGTAGCTGAATCCCAGTGCTCGGTTACTCCATCAATCAAACTGGCTAGCAAATCTAGCAAAAAGAGCAACAGCGGCTGCTCTAGACCTGACAAGGTCAGAAGCAATTCAGCAGGTGATGATGCTTCAGGAAAAATGATTGGAACAGGTTCGAGAAAGCAGCAGAGAAGAAGATCCATGAGCTTGCGGAAGATGGTTGagaatgattttaaagaaaaaaatgttACTAATTTGGCTATTCCATTTCATTTGTAGACACGGTTGTAGAAGCTGTTGTTCTGTATCCATGGCATATCTACTAGACAGTTTTTTTTTCCAAGGAGAATAGCTTGTTATTGTATTGGTTGGATGAGTAAATAATTACTGTGGGGTTTAATCTATCGCCTCTTCTTTTTGTCTGCAACTTCTTGAATTTTATatgatttgtttaaaaaaaaagtgaaaatagTGCTGTAATTTACCTTTTATATAGTTATATTTGATAGAGAAAATATTGTTTTGTACAAAACAACACTTCTTGCAAATAAAGATTAACATCAGGCAAACAAAAGGTAGACTCTAATAGAGTATTGGCTTGCTTCATATAAAACTTATTGGTTGTACATACAACCATTGAGCAGAGCATTGGCAGCAGTGAAGAAGAATCATTATTATATTAATCAAGATGATCACTACAATTTCCTGTCCAATCTCCTCTTCCATGCTACTGCTCTTGAACAAGCATTTGAATTGGCGTTATTAGGAGAAGTTGCAGGCAGTAGACTGTCTCTAAGAAGAGGGTTAGAGCATTCATCACAATTCACTGGCCACAAGAACACTGCTACATCCAGTAGCCTTTTGTATACTCTGCTCCTCCATCTTTTTTCTTGCCTTGGACGCCTCATCGTACTGGCTCGAAGTTGCATACATGTTAGATAGAAGGACATACACCCCGCCCTCCTCTGTTCCGAGCTCTTCCACCTTCTCGATGGTTTCTTCTGCTATTTTGATGTCATTCCTGGCCCTGCAGCCACCGAGGAGAGCTCCCCACACACCAATGTCTGGCTCATAAGGCATATTCTTGATCATTGTTTGTGCTTCTTCTAGCTGACCATTTCGGCAGAGCATGTCAATCAGACAGCCATAGTGCTCGATTCTCGGTTTGATTCCGAAGCCTTTCTCCATACAACTAAAAATTCGGCGACCTTCTTGCACCAGTCCTCCATGGCTGCATGCGAATAGGACACTCATGAAGGTTAAGTCATTGAGCTGAAGTCCGTCCTTGATCATTTTCTCAAAGAGCTTCAATGAATCAGCTATTCTTCCATGTGCTGCAAATGCTTTAATCATCACATTCCAGCAAAACACATCCTTTTCGATCATGTTAAGGAAAACTCTGAATGCCGAATCGATGTCGCTACACTTGGAATACATCTCTATGAGTGAAGTCCCAACTATGGCCTCTAACTGAAGCCCATCTCCTATCAAATTTAAGTGTATCCATTTTCCTGTCCTCAAATCTCCAAGTTGAGCACAAGCAGATAGAGCTGTGGAGAATGTGAATCTATCTGGAGCCACGCCTTGCGAGTGCATCCGAAAGAAGAGATCACAGGCCTGTCGGAAATCCCCATGGTGCATGTAACCCGAAAGCATGCTGTTCCAAGAAACCACATTTCTCTCAGGCATTTCATCAAACAGCTTCCTTGCTGCTCTAAGATCACCAGCATTACAGAAAGCTGTAAGCATCATCGTCCAAGATACAACATCCCTTATTGGCATTCTTCTAAAAAAGATCAATGTCATCTTCAAATCGGCAGCCTTCACATGGCCTGAAAGCATCGAGTTCCACGATACAACATCTCGTTCAGGCATTTCATCAAACAGTTTCCTCGCAGAATCTAAATCTCCTAAACTGATGTATTCCGATATCATCTTGTTCCATAATCCTAGAGTTTTCACAGCCAGACCATCAAAGATCCTTTGAACATCAACCAGTGAGCCTACAGCAAGGCAAGACCTTTCGACTTCGATATAGAAGTTCAACAGTGGGAAGGCTACGGAGGCAAATGTATCGAATCCGCCCTTGATGATCTGACAGTGCGCTTTCTTACCGTAACCAAAGTCCCCAAGGTGCGTGCAAGAGTCAACGACGTACGGGTAAGTGAAGCCGTTAGGCTTCAACTCTCTCTGAAGCATTTCCTCGAACAAGTGAAGGGCGGCCTCGTAGGGGCCATTGTACGCGTACCCGCGGATCATGGCGTTGTAGAGGAGCACCTTGGGTGGGGCGCCGTGCCAGAGGGAGGAGATGACGGGGAAG from Zingiber officinale cultivar Zhangliang chromosome 6B, Zo_v1.1, whole genome shotgun sequence carries:
- the LOC121989747 gene encoding uncharacterized protein LOC121989747 isoform X1, with protein sequence MASSSVKGANHHMRQGTTLREEKAGITQVDMSCILKTQHLQRLAAWASQEARISPLAALLGQKLASEAEASSIPLDSSIFLCERCETVLQPGTNCTIRIVKVANKKRRRSEKSRRPCQNKVTYTCHFCSHQNQTWGTAKGQVHALVASRQVQTPKPDSCNSISHSKDKYSKGIMISKELQHDAGRQNPSNPEAQSEPKSSTPERKVAESQCSVTPSIKLASKSSKKSNSGCSRPDKVRSNSAGDDASGKMIGTGSRKQQRRRSMSLRKMVENDFKEKNVTNLAIPFHL
- the LOC121989747 gene encoding uncharacterized protein LOC121989747 isoform X2, producing the protein MRQGTTLREEKAGITQVDMSCILKTQHLQRLAAWASQEARISPLAALLGQKLASEAEASSIPLDSSIFLCERCETVLQPGTNCTIRIVKVANKKRRRSEKSRRPCQNKVTYTCHFCSHQNQTWGTAKGQVHALVASRQVQTPKPDSCNSISHSKDKYSKGIMISKELQHDAGRQNPSNPEAQSEPKSSTPERKVAESQCSVTPSIKLASKSSKKSNSGCSRPDKVRSNSAGDDASGKMIGTGSRKQQRRRSMSLRKMVENDFKEKNVTNLAIPFHL
- the LOC121989746 gene encoding pentatricopeptide repeat-containing protein At3g29230-like — translated: MCADVSSLASHLQFRHLLDRCCSFRHLDQIQGLLITSSLLRFPTLTSFLLRRATELGRMGYAARLFPVISSLWHGAPPKVLLYNAMIRGYAYNGPYEAALHLFEEMLQRELKPNGFTYPYVVDSCTHLGDFGYGKKAHCQIIKGGFDTFASVAFPLLNFYIEVERSCLAVGSLVDVQRIFDGLAVKTLGLWNKMISEYISLGDLDSARKLFDEMPERDVVSWNSMLSGHVKAADLKMTLIFFRRMPIRDVVSWTMMLTAFCNAGDLRAARKLFDEMPERNVVSWNSMLSGYMHHGDFRQACDLFFRMHSQGVAPDRFTFSTALSACAQLGDLRTGKWIHLNLIGDGLQLEAIVGTSLIEMYSKCSDIDSAFRVFLNMIEKDVFCWNVMIKAFAAHGRIADSLKLFEKMIKDGLQLNDLTFMSVLFACSHGGLVQEGRRIFSCMEKGFGIKPRIEHYGCLIDMLCRNGQLEEAQTMIKNMPYEPDIGVWGALLGGCRARNDIKIAEETIEKVEELGTEEGGVYVLLSNMYATSSQYDEASKARKKMEEQSIQKATGCSSVLVASEL